The DNA region GAGGCGTTCGCGCGCCGGCTCGGGCGCCCGGTGACGCCGGAGGAGACCGGGTTCGGCGACCCGGTCCGGCAGGACGGCAGCACCCTGTCCGACCTGATGTCGATCGGCAAGGCCGACATGGACCCGTCCCGCCGGGGCGTGCTCTCCGCCGGGCTGTACTCCCTCGCCCTCGCCCTGCCGGTGTTCGACGACCCGGAGGCCGTCGACCGGGTCGCCCGCGCGAGCGCCGGACGCACCGTGCGGATCGGGCCCGGCGAGGTGGAGACCGTACGGGCGATGACGGGCCGGATCGCGGGCATCCTCGACGAACTGGGCGCCGCCCACGCCCGGCCGATGGCGGCGGCCTTCCTGGTCAACTCGGTCGGACCGTGGCTCCAGGCCGCCGGCAGCGAGCAGGTGAAGGCCGACCTGCTCGCGGCCGCGGCCGACCTCACCTACCTGACCGGCTGGATGGCCATGTACGAGACCGCCCACGGGCTGGGCCAGCAGTACTACGTCCAGGCGCTCAAGCTGGCCCGCGAGGCCCAGGACCACGTCACCTACTGCCGCACCCTGCGCGGCATGGCCCTGCAGGCCTCGAACCTCGGCTACGGCCCCAGGGCGCTGGAACTCGCCGACTCCGCCGCCGAGGCCGCCCCGGCGGCCGGGCCGCGGCTGCGCGCCTTCCTGGCCGGCCAGCAGGCCCACGGCGCGGCCATGGTCAAGGACCGGCGGCAGGCGTTCGGCCGACTGGCCGAGACCGAGCGGGCGCTCGCCCGGGCGGACGGCCGCAACGACGCGGTCGGCGGCTACGACCTGGCCGCCTACCACTTCCACGTCTCCCACGTCCTCTACGAACTCGGCGACCTCGCAGGGTCGGTGAAGGAGCTGCAACTCGCCGACCGGGTCCGCCCGGCCAACGAGAAGCAGGGCCGGGTGCACGCCAACGGACTGCTCGCCAGACGGCAGACCGAGCTGGGCCACGTCGAGGCGGCGTGCGCGACGTGGCACGCGTTCCTCGACGACTACGTCACCCTCAGCTCCGTCCGCGGCGACGAGCACTTCCGCGCGCTCGGCACCTCGCTGGCCTCCCGCCCCGGGCCCGGGGCGGTCCTCCGGCTCCGGCAGCGGGCCGACGAGGTGGCCCGCCAGAAGGCCGCCTAGCGGACGGGCGAGGCCGGGACGGGCCGGGAAGCGCTCGGGCAGGCCGTCCCCCAGGCGGCGGACAGCCGGGCGGGAGGCAGCGGCCCCGTCCGGTGACGGACCCCACTGGCAGACTCGGCGCCATGCGACCGGACCTGACCCTGCTGCGCGAACTCGTCGAGGACGCACCCGAACTCGGGCGCAAGCCCGCCCGCCCCGTGCCCGAGGCGCAGATCCGCGCGACGGAGACACGGCTCGGGGTGGCACTGCCGCCGTCGTACCGGTGGTGGCTGGCCGAGTTCGGCCGGGGCCTGATCCACGGGGCGGAGATCGCGACGACCGTGCCGCCGGAGTTCGCCGGGGACACGTACGAGGCCGTCGACGCACCCTGGCGGCGGACCGCCGACCGGCTCTGCTTCCTCAGCGCGCCCGACTGCGGCGACGAGTACCGCTTCGCCCTCGACCGGACGGGGGACGCCGGGTCGGGCGAGTTCCCGGTGGTGCGCCGCGACGGCCTCGACGGGGAGGAGCATCCCGAGGCGGAGTCGTTCGCCGGGTTCCTGGCCGTCCACACGGCGCGTTCGCGCGGGCTCGGCGACGGCCCGAACCCCGCTGTCGCCCGCCTGTGGCGCTCCACTCCCGGCGTACTGCTGGACGACGGCGTGCTCGTCTACGGGCCGCACTCGATCCGGGAGCGCAACGAGACCTTCGAAGTCGCCCGCTACGCACCCGCGTGGGTGCTGATCGGCGACGACAGCGGGGGCGGCGGGCTGTTCATGCGCCGGCACGGCCGCGACCGCACCCGCGTGTACCGCCTCGGCCTGGGCGCGATCGGCGAGGACGTCGAGCAGGCGGGCGAGCCGGTGACGGACGACCTGATCGGCTGGCTGGAGGGGGCGGGCGCCGCCGGGTGAGCCCGCCCCCTCCGGCCGCGGGCCGCTACGCGCCGAGTCCGCTGAAGAGGGTCGGCCGGAGGGCACCGGGGGCCTCCGGGGGGCTCCGGGCGGGAGTCGAGGGCCGGCCACCCGCCGCCGCCACCCGGCCTCGACCTCGTCGGTTCACGGGCACGGAACCGTGAACCACCCTTCCCCCCGGGCCGGTTCCCGGCCCGGGCCGCGCGCCGGGTCCGAGACGGTGCCCCGGCGCCCCGGCGGAAAAGGCGTAGCCGCCGAACCCCCCTTCGTGTCAGCATGACGATATGAGCAACGAACTCGTCGACGACCCCGCCGACACCCGCAACCGCGCCGATCTGACGGCCCTGGTCGCGATCGGCGCCGAGCCCAAGTGGCTGATGTTCTGGGGACACCAGGCACAGCGGGAGGGGTCGGTCGGCCCGGGGGTCCTGAGCCAGTGGTGGCCGGAGCACCCGTTCACCGTCGACGGGGTCGAGTACGCGACCGCCGAGCACTGGATGATGGCGGGCAAGGCGCGGATGTTCGGGGACGAGGGCACGCTGGCGCGGATCCTCCGGGCCGCGAGCCCCGCCGAGGCGAAGAAGCTGGGGCGGCAGGTCCGGGGCTTCGACGAGACGGCCTGGACGGCCGGGCGGTTCGAGCTCGTGGTGGGCGGCAACGTCGCCAAGTTCGGCCAGCACGAGGCGCTCCGCACCTACCTGCTGGGGACCAGGCGGCGCGTCCTGGTGGAGGCCAGCCCCGTGGACCGGATCTGGGGCATCGGACTCGCGGCCGACGACGTCCGGGCGCAGCGGCCTGCGGACTGGCGCGGACAGAACCTGCTCGGCTTCGCACTGATGGAGGCCCGGGAGCGGCTGGCCGGGTGAGCCCGGTCGGACCGGGGCCGCGCGGCTCCGGGACGGCGCCACCGGGCGGCGCGCGCGCCGCCCGGGCTGCGCCTCCCGCGCCCTCCGCGCCCCCGGACTCCACTCGCAAACCTCTGGACGCACTGCCGTAACGCGGTCGCCGTATACCGACGCCAGGATGACCTGCAGTCAGGGCCTAGTTGGACAGGTTGCGGTGATCATGCGTACACGGCACACGGAACAACCCCTTTCCCCGGACGCGAAACCGGACGCGAAACCGGACGCGCTCGCGGACGCGCACCCACGCGCGTACCCGGGCACGGACGCACGCGCGGACCCGCACGCGGGCCCGGGTACGGAAGCCGACGGGAGCGCGGGCGGCGGCACGGAGCAGGACGCGCTGGAGCTCCGCGCCGAGCTGGACGAGTTACTGCGCGCCCGCCAGTACGCGGCCCAGCGCGAGCGACGGCTCGTCGAAGCCCTTCGGGCACTGCCGGAACGGCAGCAGCCGGACGGGGAGTCGCTGCGACAGCTCTCCCAGGCGCGGACGCTGCGCGAGGGGCTCGGGGCCCGCTGCCTGGAGCTGAGCGACCAGCTGAAGGTCCTGGAGGACCGGCTGCGGCAGCCGGCTCCGCGTCGACGGATACCCCGGCAGCCCACCGGGGCGAGGTTCGGCGGGGGCGCGTACGAGGAGGCGCCCGCCCCTTCGGCGCCTCCGACTCATCCGTCCGCGCCCCCTGTTCCCCCGCCGCCGCGCGCGACCGGGGCCCGGTTCGGCCGACTCCGCGCCGCCGGATCCCCGGAGGCCACCGGACCGGTGGGTCCCGCGGCTGCCGCGGAGGAGACCGCCACGGCCACGCCTCCACCGCCGCCCCCGGCTCCATCCCCGGCACCGGCACCGGCCCCGGCACCGCCCCCGGCCGGGGAACCGCCCCGCCGCCGCTCCGCCGGTGAACTCACCGCCCTCGCCGGGCGCATCACCGCCCTGTACCAGCAGGCCGGCCACCAGCAGGCCCCCCAGCACCAGACCGGCCACCACCAGGCCGGCCACCGGCAGGCCGCCCCCCAGGAGGCCGAGGCCCTGCTCGCCCGGGCCGCCGACCACCTCACGCCGTCCGACACCGCCCAGCTGGCCGCCCTGCTGGCCCGCCGCGGCCCGGCCGGCACCTCCGTCCTCCTCGCCCGGAGCGCCGCCCGGGGCGCCCCGGAGCGCGCCGCCGCCACGCTGGCCGAGCTGCGCCAGGCCGGGCTGGCCGAGGAGGCCACCGAACTGTTCCACGCGCTCTGGTCCTACCCGGTCACCGCGCTGCCCGCCCTGCTGGGCGCGCTGGAGCGGGCCGGGCAGCACGCCGACGGCGCCACCCTGCTCTGGGAGTGGGGCTCCGCCCCGACCTCCGACCTGGCGGCCCTCGCCACCCGTCTCCACGAGGCGGACCGCGCCGCCGACGCCCGGACGCTGCTCCGCCAGGCCGCGAGCCGGTCCAGTGCCGACCTGGTGGACCTCGTCGGCGCCCTCGCCGCGCCGCTCCCCGCTCTGCTGCTGGGCGAGGCGGCCGCGCTCCGCCCGCCGGGCGAGCTGGTCCGGCTGGCCGCCGCGCTGTCGGCGGCCGGTCTGCGGCAGCTGTACGACGAGCTGCTGACCGCACTGCTCGCGGACACCGCCCGCCACCGCACCACCCTCGCCGCGCTCCGCACGGCGGGTCTGCCCACCACCCCGGCTCCTCCGCCCCGCTCCCGCTGGGGCCGCCGCTGACCCCCGCCCCGCCGGGCGCCGACACCACCTCGCCCCGCCACCGCCCACCGCCCACCGCCCACCGGCCACCTGTCACCGGCGGTACCGATGCGAAGAGCCCCCGCCCGCCCGAAGGCGAACGGGGGCTCCCGCAACGAACGACGGACGACGGGCCGCCGACGCCGGACACCGGACGTCGCAGCCCAGCGATCAATGATCAGCGATCAGCGATCAGCGATCAGCCGAAGAACGTCAGCAGCCGATCAGCCGCGCCGCCAGGTACGACTTCACCTGGTCCAGCGAGACGCGCTCCTGCGCCATGGTGTCGCGCTCGCGCACGGTCACCGCGTTGTCCTCAAGCGTGTCGAAGTCGACGGTGACGCAGAACGGCGTGCCGATCTCGTCCTGGCGACGGTAGCGCTTGCCGATCGCGCCGGCGTCGTCGAACTCGACGTTCCACGCGGTGCGCAGGTCGGCGGCCAGGCCGCGGGCCTTCGGCGAGAGGTCGGCGTTGCGCGACAGCGGCAGCACGGCGACCTTGACCGGGGCCAGCCGCGG from Kitasatospora sp. NBC_00458 includes:
- a CDS encoding SMI1/KNR4 family protein; amino-acid sequence: MRPDLTLLRELVEDAPELGRKPARPVPEAQIRATETRLGVALPPSYRWWLAEFGRGLIHGAEIATTVPPEFAGDTYEAVDAPWRRTADRLCFLSAPDCGDEYRFALDRTGDAGSGEFPVVRRDGLDGEEHPEAESFAGFLAVHTARSRGLGDGPNPAVARLWRSTPGVLLDDGVLVYGPHSIRERNETFEVARYAPAWVLIGDDSGGGGLFMRRHGRDRTRVYRLGLGAIGEDVEQAGEPVTDDLIGWLEGAGAAG
- a CDS encoding NADAR family protein — encoded protein: MSNELVDDPADTRNRADLTALVAIGAEPKWLMFWGHQAQREGSVGPGVLSQWWPEHPFTVDGVEYATAEHWMMAGKARMFGDEGTLARILRAASPAEAKKLGRQVRGFDETAWTAGRFELVVGGNVAKFGQHEALRTYLLGTRRRVLVEASPVDRIWGIGLAADDVRAQRPADWRGQNLLGFALMEARERLAG